A genomic region of Trifolium pratense cultivar HEN17-A07 linkage group LG3, ARS_RC_1.1, whole genome shotgun sequence contains the following coding sequences:
- the LOC123918046 gene encoding thylakoidal processing peptidase 1, chloroplastic-like — MAIRVTFSFSGYVAQNLVSSAGVRVGNSRCVQECFILSRLFGSNQKTKPDLDRSGGVGNSYSDFRRPKSCTYSTLAGELLTEGCNNPIILGLISMMKSTAVVSGSTSAAMGIMGISPFKPSSIIPFLHGSKWLPCNESVAVATTWEVDKGGTQCDTFSNTKSHLNQKENNSGWISKLLNVCSEDAKAVFTAVTVNLLYKSHLGEPKSIPSASMYPTLDAGDRVLSEKFSFFFRKPDVSDIVIFKAPSFLKEYGFSSSDVFIKRVVAKAGDVVEVRGGKLLVNGIAEEEEFVLEPLAYELAPMVVPKGHVFVMGDNRNKSFDSHNWGPLPIENIVGRSMFRYWPPSKVADTLTVHAPPPGNKSVSVS; from the exons ATGGCTATTCGTGTTACTTTCTCGTTTTCCGGTTATGTCGCCCAAAACCTTGTTTCCTCCGCCGGCGTTCGAGTCGGGAATTCTCGTTGTGTCCAAGAGTGTTTCATCCTTTCTCGCCTCTTTGGATCCAATCAGAAAACTAAACCCGATCTCGATCGTTCCGGCGGCGTTGGTAATTCTTACTCTGATTTTAGAAGACCTAAAAGTTGTACCTATTCTACCCTCGCCGGAGAGCTTCTCACCGAAGGTTGTAATAATCCGATCATTTTAGGATTAATTTCGATGATGAAGTCAACGGCTGTCGTTTCTGGGTCAACATCGGCGGCTATGGGTATTATGGGTATTTCACCTTTCAAACCCTCTTCAATTATACCTTTTCTCCACGGTTCGAAGTGGCTTCCTTGTAACGAATCTGTTGCTGTTGCCACAACATGGGAGGTTGATAAAGGTGGAACACAGTGCGACACTTTTTCTAATACAAAATCACATTTGAATCAAAAGGAGAATAACAGTGGTTGGATTTCAAAATTGTTAAATGTTTGTTCTGAAGATGCTAAAGCTGTTTTTACTGCTGTTACGGTTAACTTATTGTATAAATCTCATTTGGGTGAACCTAAATCTATTCCTTCTGCTTCAATGTATCCAACACTTGATGCTGGTGACCGTGTTCTTTCAGAAAAG ttttctttcttcttcagaAAGCCTGATGTTTCTGATATTGTGATTTTCAAAGCACCATCTTTTTTGAAG GAATATGGTTTTAGTTCATCTGATGTTTTTATTAAAAGGGTTGTGGCTAAAGCTGGTGATGTTGTTGAA GTTCGTGGTGGAAAACTACTGGTGAATGGTATTGCTGAAGAAGAGGAATTCGTATTAGAACCTCTTGCTTACGAGTTGGCTCCAATG GTTGTGCCAAAAGGACATGTGTTTGTGATGGGAGACAATCGTAACAAAAGTTTTGATTCTCATAACTG GGGTCCACTCCCGATTGAGAACATTGTTGGTAGGTCTATGTTTCGCTACTGGCCTCCATCCAAAGTAGCTGACACTCTCACGGTTCATGCACCCCCACCTGGAAATAAATCTGTTTCAGTTTCTTGA
- the LOC123918048 gene encoding serpin-ZX-like gives MDLRESITNQTNVSLSIANHLFSKQSHQDKNVVFSPLSLQVVLSIIAAGSDGPTRQQLLDFLRFKSTDHLNSFVSHLLSVILKNVTPSHHKPCLPFLEAAPPTTPVCLSFANGVWVEQSLTLQSSFKQIVTTDYKATLASVDFQNKADEVTNEVNLWVEKETNGLIKEILPQGSVDNLTRLIFANALYFKGSWDYPFFAWETKDYDFHLINGSSVKVPFMTSDEKQFIRAFDGFKVLRIPYKQGEDQRKFSMYFFLPNAKDGLSTLVEKVASESELLDNKLPLNKVEVGDFRIPRFNISFELKTSDMLKELNVVLPFLPGGLTKLVCSNVSQKLYVSDIFHKSSIKINEEGTEAAATTAVNVKAQCARIVPTRLDFVADHPFMFMIREDMTGTILFVGWMLNPLIE, from the exons ATGGATCTCCGTGAATCAATAACCAACCAAACTAACGTTTCACTCTCCATTGCCAACCATTTATTCTCCAAACAATCTCATCAAGACAAGAACGTCGTGTTTTCGCCACTGTCCCTCCAAGTTGTGCTTAGTATCATCGCTGCTGGCTCCGATGGTCCTACACGACAACAACTTCTTGACTTTCTCCGATTTAAATCCACTGATCATCTCAACTCCTTTGTCTCTCATCTCCTTTCAGTCATCCTCAAAAATGTTACTCCTTCCCATCATAAACCTTGCCTCCCTTTCCTCGAAGCTGCTCCTCCTACTACACCTGTCTGTCTCTCTTTTGCCAATGGTGTGTGGGTTGAACAATCACTTACTCTTCAATCTTCCTTCAAACAAATTGTGACTACTGATTATAAAGCCACTTTAGCTTCGGTTGATTTTCAGAACAAG GCCGATGAAGTGACCAATGAAGTTAATTTATGGGTTGAAAAAGAGACAAATGGCCTTATTAAAGAAATTCTTCCACAAGGATCGGTCGACAACTTAACGAGACTCATCTTTGCTAATGCGTTGTACTTTAAAGGTTCATGGGACTATCCGTTTTTTGCTTGGGAGACGAAAGACTATGATTTTCACCTTATAAATGGCAGCTCAGTCAAGGTTCCCTTCATGACTAGCGACGAGAAACAATTTATTCGCGCTTTTGATGGTTTCAAAGTACTTCGGATCCCTTATAAGCAAGGTGAAGATCAACGAAAGTTCTCTATGTATTTTTTCCTTCCAAATGCAAAAGATGGACTATCAACTTTAGTTGAAAAGGTGGCTTCTGAATCTGAATTACTAGACAACAAGCTTCCTCTTAATAAAGTGGAAGTAGGAGACTTTAGGATTCCAAGGTTTAATATTTCATTTGAACTTAAAACTTCTGATATGCTGAAGGAGCTGAATGTGGTTTTACCTTTCCTCCCTGGAGGTTTGACTAAATTGGTGTGCTCTAATGTGAGTCAGAAGCTTTATGTTTCCGATATATTTCACAAGTCttctattaaaataaatgaagaagGTACCGAAGCTGCTGCGACAACTGCTGTAAATGTTAAAGCACAATGCGCCAGGATTGTTCCAACTCGATTAGACTTTGTAGCTGATCACCCTTTCATGTTTATGATTAGAGAAGATATGACTGGAACAATCCTCTTTGTTGGATGGATGCTCAATCCTCTTATCGAGTGA
- the LOC123918047 gene encoding protein NRT1/ PTR FAMILY 4.5-like yields MGICRNMDTRVRVQRKLGGNRAALFVYAMEGLENMAFVANAVSLVTYFLGNMNFSLTKSATTLTNFMGTAFLLPLVGGFISDTYLSRFKTCVLFACMELLGYGILTVQARFQQLRPIPCKDNMNQCDAATGSHAAILYTGLYLVALGTSGVKAALPALGADQFDDKDPKEASKLSSFFNWFLFSLTSGAILGVTFINWISTNKGWDWSFTVSTLAVLFSIVSICMGKSLYRNNTPKGSPLIRIIQVFVAAFKNRKLQIPENENEMHEIQEKEKEDNYESLKRTDQFRFLDRAAAIGRDSTTSWNLCTVTQVEETKILIRMLPIILSTIFLNTCLAQLQTFSIQQSTTLDRNILGFKMPGPTLPVIPLLFMFFLIPLYDRIFVPFIRRFTGIPTGIRHLQRIGVGLVLSAISMLIAGFVETRRKSVATKHNMVDSNEPLPMNVLWLGLQYAIFGAADMFTLIGLLEFFYAESSAGMKSLSTAISWCSVSFGFFTSTVVVEIVNKVSGGWLASNNLNRDKLNYFYWLLSIISVVNFGFYLVCASWYRYKTVEDKQGGSNDDVEIVKV; encoded by the exons ATG GGAATCTGCAGAAATATGGACACACGAGTAAGGGTACAAAGAAAACTTGGAGGAAACAGAGCTGCACTATTTGTATATG CTATGGAAGGTCTAGAGAATATGGCATTTGTTGCCAATGCAGTGAGCTTAGTAACTTACTTCCTTGGGAACATGAACTTCAGCTTAACAAAATCAGCCACAACTCTAACCAACTTTATGGGAACTGCTTTTTTACTACCACTTGTAGGAGGATTTATTAGTGATACCTATTTGTCTAGGTTCAAGACTTGTGTTCTGTTTGCATGCATGGAATTGTTG GGATATGGTATCCTAACAGTTCAAGCACGTTTCCAACAATTGAGACCAATTCCCTGCAAAGATAATATGAACCAATGTGATGCAGCAACTGGAAGCCATGCTGCTATACTTTATACAGGACTATACCTTGTTGCATTAGGAACAAGTGGTGTTAAAGCAGCTTTACCAGCCTTAGGAGCTGACCAATTTGATGATAAAGATCCAAAAGAAGCATCTAAATTATCAAGCTTTTTTAATTGGTTCTTGTTTAGTCTTACCTCAGGAGCAATACTTGGTGTTACTTTCATTAATTGGATTAGTACTAACAAAGGATGGGATTGGAGTTTTACTGTGAGCACATTAGCAGTCTTATTCTCAATTGTGTCCATTTGCATGGGAAAATCATTATACAGAAACAATACTCCAAAGGGAAGTCCTCTGATTAGAATCATACAG GTGTTTGTGGCAGCCTTCAAAAATAGAAAACTCCAAATTCcagagaatgaaaatgaaatgcaTGAGatccaagaaaaagaaaaagaggacAATTATGAAAGCCTTAAAAGGACAGATCAATTCAG ATTCTTGGACAGGGCAGCAGCAATTGGTAGAGACAGTACAACATCATGGAACCTTTGCACAGTGACACAAGTAGAAGAAACAAAAATCTTAATCCGAATGCTACCAATAATATTAAGCACCATATTCCTAAACACGTGTTTAGCACAGCTTCAAACTTTCAGCATACAACAAAGCACAACATTGGACAGAAACATCTTAGGATTCAAAATGCCAGGACCAACTCTCCCAGTTATTCCTCTATTGTTCATGTTTTTCCTAATCCCTCTATACGACCGAATTTTCGTTCCATTTATTCGAAGATTCACAGGCATACCAACCGGAATTCGACACCTTCAAAGAATTGGAGTTGGACTAGTTCTCTCAGCTATATCAATGTTAATAGCTGGTTTTGTCGAAACGCGTCGAAAGTCAGTAGCCACTAAACACAATATGGTAGATAGTAATGAGCCTTTACCGATGAATGTGCTTTGGTTAGGTTTGCAATATGCTATTTTTGGTGCTGCAGATATGTTTACACTTATTGGACTTCTAGAGTTTTTCTATGCAGAAAGTTCGGCCGGAATGAAATCACTTAGTACAGCAATTTCTTGGTGTTCtgtttcttttggtttttttacAAGCACTGTGGTTGTTGAGATTGTTAACAAAGTGAGTGGAGGGTGGTTGGCTAGTAATAATTTGAATAGAGACAAGCTTAACTACTTTTATTGGTTATTGTCTATCATAAGTGTTGTAAATTTTGGATTTTACTTGGTTTGTGCTTCTTGGTATAGATACAAAACGGTTGAAGACAAACAAGGTGGTTCAAATGATGATGTTGAGATAGTTAAGGTTTAA